A stretch of the Sorangium aterium genome encodes the following:
- a CDS encoding 3-keto-5-aminohexanoate cleavage protein — protein MSTGVGLTVTLRVRMGAHDAHYAGELCDGARILALFGDVATELLIRLDGDEGLFRAYEAVEFLAPVRAGDFIEATGVVTKVGATSRAMAFEARKVVASVREAGVAPSAADALAEPIIVCRALGTCVVPKELQRRPRLVLPALSAPPPDHAQLPEPRPIITPPPRILVTPPQSALILTAAIVGAETTRAQTPHLPITARELADEAARCRDAGASVVHLHVRNPDGSPSQSRALFAEAIAAIHEKTDVIVQTSTGGAVGMGVDERAQPLLCSPEMATLNCGTLNFGDGIFDNTRPLIRDMAARIRAGGSVAELECYEVGHIHEALSLVAEGLLAEPLHFQFVLGVPGGIAAREDVLRFMITQIPQGATWGVAAVGRHQRPMTELAMQLGGHARVGLEDNIYLDKGVLAEGSAPLVARAAAFARSVGREVVEPDRARQLLGIRPRAAAAQAGAASGGSARAQG, from the coding sequence ATGAGCACAGGGGTTGGTCTCACGGTCACGCTGCGCGTCAGGATGGGCGCGCACGACGCACATTACGCGGGCGAGCTGTGCGATGGAGCGCGTATTCTCGCGCTCTTCGGAGACGTCGCCACCGAGCTCCTGATCCGCCTCGACGGCGACGAGGGGCTCTTCCGCGCGTACGAGGCGGTCGAGTTCCTCGCCCCGGTCCGAGCAGGCGATTTCATCGAGGCGACCGGGGTGGTCACCAAGGTCGGCGCCACGTCGCGCGCGATGGCGTTCGAGGCGCGCAAGGTCGTCGCCAGCGTCCGCGAAGCGGGGGTGGCGCCCTCGGCGGCCGACGCGCTGGCCGAGCCGATCATCGTGTGCCGGGCGCTCGGCACCTGTGTCGTCCCGAAGGAGCTCCAGCGTCGGCCGCGCCTCGTCCTGCCGGCGCTCTCGGCGCCGCCCCCGGACCACGCGCAGCTCCCGGAGCCGCGGCCGATCATCACGCCGCCCCCCCGGATCCTTGTCACGCCGCCGCAGAGCGCCCTCATCCTGACGGCCGCGATCGTCGGCGCGGAGACGACCCGGGCGCAGACGCCGCACCTCCCCATCACGGCGCGCGAGCTCGCCGACGAGGCCGCCCGCTGCCGCGACGCGGGCGCGTCGGTGGTCCACCTGCACGTCAGGAACCCGGACGGGTCGCCGAGCCAGTCGCGCGCGCTGTTCGCCGAGGCGATCGCCGCGATCCACGAGAAGACGGACGTCATCGTCCAGACGTCGACCGGAGGCGCCGTCGGGATGGGCGTCGACGAGCGCGCCCAGCCGCTGCTCTGCAGCCCCGAGATGGCCACCCTGAACTGCGGCACGCTCAACTTCGGCGACGGGATCTTCGACAATACCCGGCCCCTCATCCGGGACATGGCGGCCCGCATCCGCGCGGGGGGGAGCGTCGCCGAGCTCGAGTGCTATGAGGTCGGCCATATCCATGAGGCGCTCAGCCTTGTCGCCGAGGGGCTCCTCGCGGAGCCGCTCCACTTCCAGTTCGTGCTGGGGGTGCCCGGCGGCATCGCGGCGCGCGAGGACGTGCTCCGGTTCATGATCACCCAGATCCCGCAAGGCGCCACCTGGGGCGTCGCCGCCGTCGGCCGCCACCAGCGCCCGATGACCGAGCTCGCCATGCAGCTCGGCGGGCACGCGCGGGTTGGGCTGGAGGACAACATCTACCTGGACAAGGGCGTGCTCGCCGAGGGGAGCGCGCCGCTCGTCGCGCGCGCCGCCGCCTTCGCGCGGAGCGTCGGCCGCGAGGTGGTCGAGCCGGACCGCGCGCGCCAGCTGCTCGGGATCCGCCCGCGCGCCGCGGCGGCCCAGGCCGGCGCGGCTTCCGGAGGGAGCGCGCGCGCGCAGGGATGA
- the uppS gene encoding polyprenyl diphosphate synthase → MNLVEARNLPRHVGIIMDGNGRWAELRGEPREAGHKAGSAAVRRIVRVCRRLGVEALTLYAFSEQNWARPQNEVDALMGLLREYLMSERCEILENDIRLVAIGDISRLPEGVRDVLDPLRKASATNRQMTLALALSYGAREEIAAAARELAMEAVAGRLDPESIDGELLAARLPSLSVGEPDLIIRTGGEQRLSNFLLYGAAYAELSFTERLWPDFTEDDLFAAIAVYQRRDGAAPPAHDGEGGSGGEPSSTSRADALDAERPWRAREIAAPASHASHDGSRTGV, encoded by the coding sequence ATGAACCTTGTAGAAGCCAGAAATCTCCCGCGCCACGTCGGAATCATCATGGATGGCAACGGTCGCTGGGCGGAGCTGCGCGGCGAGCCGCGCGAGGCCGGGCACAAGGCCGGCAGCGCGGCCGTGCGGCGGATCGTGCGCGTCTGCCGGAGGCTCGGCGTCGAGGCGCTGACCCTGTACGCGTTCAGCGAGCAGAACTGGGCGCGGCCCCAGAACGAGGTCGACGCGCTGATGGGGCTGCTGCGCGAGTACCTGATGAGCGAGCGCTGCGAGATCCTCGAGAACGACATCCGCCTTGTCGCGATCGGCGACATCAGCCGGCTCCCCGAGGGCGTGCGCGACGTGCTCGACCCGCTCCGGAAGGCGTCCGCGACGAACCGGCAGATGACGCTCGCGCTGGCGCTGTCCTACGGGGCGCGCGAGGAGATCGCCGCCGCGGCGCGCGAGCTCGCGATGGAGGCGGTCGCCGGCAGGCTCGATCCGGAGTCGATCGACGGGGAGCTGCTGGCCGCGCGGCTGCCGAGCCTGAGCGTGGGCGAGCCGGATCTCATCATCCGCACCGGCGGCGAGCAGCGGCTCTCCAACTTCCTGCTCTACGGGGCCGCATACGCCGAGCTGTCGTTCACCGAGCGGCTGTGGCCCGACTTCACCGAGGACGACCTGTTCGCCGCCATCGCGGTTTACCAGCGGCGCGACGGCGCCGCCCCGCCCGCGCACGACGGGGAGGGCGGCTCCGGGGGCGAGCCGTCGTCCACGTCGCGCGCGGATGCGCTCGACGCGGAGCGGCCGTGGCGCGCGCGCGAGATCGCCGCGCCCGCCTCGCATGCTTCCCACGACGGCTCACGGACGGGGGTCTGA
- a CDS encoding phosphatidate cytidylyltransferase, translated as MAASNLAMRVTTAIVAAPLLLSLLYLGPSWGWAALVAAASAIGALELFAMTHADDRVARATGVALTLAVLGVIWRFSGSPGALLALIFLLPFVAMLVTLVRLGEMRTAALRVLAMTFGPLYVGGGLGALALLRRDAGADGPSFVVLALLLSWFSDTGAYFAGRFLGRRKLYEAVSPKKTVEGALGGLLFAVIGALLAHFWFLRSLPLVDAVALAIVAGGLGQAGDLGESLFKRSFGIKDSGGIVPGHGGILDRVDALLVTGTITYLYVLWSRS; from the coding sequence TTGGCTGCTTCCAACCTCGCGATGCGGGTCACCACCGCGATCGTGGCCGCTCCCCTGCTCCTCTCGCTGCTCTACCTCGGCCCGAGCTGGGGCTGGGCGGCGCTCGTCGCGGCCGCCTCCGCCATCGGCGCGCTCGAGCTCTTCGCGATGACGCACGCGGACGACCGCGTCGCGCGGGCCACCGGCGTCGCGCTCACCCTCGCCGTCCTCGGCGTGATCTGGCGGTTCAGCGGCTCGCCGGGCGCGCTGCTCGCGCTGATCTTCCTGCTCCCGTTCGTCGCGATGCTCGTCACGCTGGTGCGCCTCGGCGAGATGCGCACCGCGGCGCTGCGCGTGCTGGCGATGACCTTCGGCCCGCTCTACGTCGGCGGCGGGCTCGGCGCGCTGGCGCTCCTCCGCCGCGACGCGGGCGCCGACGGCCCCTCGTTCGTTGTGCTGGCCCTGCTGCTCTCCTGGTTCTCCGACACAGGCGCCTATTTCGCCGGCCGCTTCCTCGGTCGGCGCAAGCTCTACGAGGCCGTGAGCCCGAAGAAGACCGTCGAGGGCGCGCTCGGCGGCCTGCTCTTCGCCGTGATCGGCGCGCTCCTTGCCCACTTCTGGTTCCTCCGATCGCTGCCGCTCGTGGACGCGGTCGCGCTCGCGATCGTCGCGGGCGGCCTCGGTCAGGCCGGAGACCTGGGGGAGTCCCTGTTCAAGCGCTCCTTCGGGATCAAGGACTCTGGCGGGATCGTCCCCGGCCACGGCGGCATCCTCGACCGCGTCGATGCCCTGCTCGTCACCGGGACCATCACATATCTGTATGTCCTGTGGTCGAGGTCCTGA